The proteins below are encoded in one region of Paenibacillus sp. YYML68:
- a CDS encoding endospore germination permease, whose amino-acid sequence MNLGKLSMLQIAFVVMLSSGMTNHVVLIPLLLDKAGRDAWITVIIAMGFTVLMALLLYYVSRGIGQQGLMDWALAQYGRLFTRLLAAAALIYVIPMGLTTLNNTVLWTVAAYLPETPKIAIALLAILYCGLAGYFGIRCIALSSCIFLPLVVLLGYFVMSANFQYKDYWQLMPMLEYGWERVWGAVPTALSGFAEVVMLLFLQHYVKNGTYKLSYILSLSLLLAGLTIGPLLGSIAIFGPEEAAAQRYPAYEQWRIVKIGRFIEHVDFLSIYQWLSGAFIRVSLTVTIALDLLSVWNIRREVAALIISSIYFVYSGLLPIFDVENYRWQAFIENGVSAAYSIGFLLLLAFMTMRQRAGRNV is encoded by the coding sequence ATGAACTTGGGTAAGCTGTCTATGCTTCAAATCGCTTTCGTTGTGATGCTGTCTTCGGGAATGACGAATCACGTGGTGCTGATCCCCCTGCTGCTGGATAAGGCCGGGAGGGACGCGTGGATTACGGTGATTATAGCCATGGGCTTCACCGTGTTAATGGCCCTCTTGCTGTACTATGTATCCAGAGGTATCGGCCAGCAAGGTCTGATGGATTGGGCTCTTGCTCAATACGGGAGACTCTTTACAAGGCTGCTCGCAGCAGCAGCATTGATCTATGTAATCCCGATGGGCTTGACGACGCTGAACAACACGGTGCTGTGGACGGTTGCGGCCTATCTTCCCGAAACGCCCAAAATCGCGATTGCGCTGTTGGCTATACTTTATTGCGGTCTGGCGGGATATTTTGGAATCCGCTGTATTGCGCTTTCATCCTGCATTTTTTTACCTCTCGTTGTGTTGCTAGGATACTTCGTCATGAGTGCTAACTTCCAATATAAAGATTATTGGCAGCTGATGCCAATGCTTGAATACGGCTGGGAAAGAGTGTGGGGCGCTGTGCCGACTGCGTTAAGCGGCTTCGCTGAGGTGGTTATGCTGTTATTTCTGCAGCACTATGTGAAGAACGGGACCTACAAGCTGTCATACATTCTTAGTCTCTCCCTGCTCTTGGCCGGACTGACCATAGGTCCTCTTCTCGGAAGCATTGCCATCTTCGGTCCAGAGGAGGCGGCAGCCCAGCGGTATCCGGCGTATGAGCAGTGGAGAATCGTGAAAATCGGCCGATTCATAGAGCATGTCGACTTTCTATCCATCTACCAGTGGCTGTCCGGCGCCTTTATACGGGTATCCTTGACGGTTACGATTGCACTGGATCTGCTTAGTGTATGGAACATTCGAAGAGAAGTTGCTGCCCTAATCATCAGCTCCATCTACTTCGTGTATTCGGGTCTGCTGCCCATATTCGATGTCGAGAACTATCGATGGCAGGCCTTCATTGAGAACGGGGTTAGCGCTGCCTACAGTATAGGCTTCTTGCTGCTCCTTGCCTTCATGACCATGAGACAGAGAGCGGGGAGGAATGTGTGA
- a CDS encoding spore germination protein encodes MDNPASCLEDIISRYQDCADVVIETYSCKRNERPGEITLVYCSGLCDSGRWVQQLLEAVQSEHELEESYLQLDRIQAGVSLGQLDEEVFSGKLLVYDSISGRLYAHSSYSPPTRNPDESNFEVSIRGPKDGFVEDVDTNVALVRKRLKTATLRVENYSIGSRSQTRVALLYVRDIANRELIDKVQHRLNHISLDGIISSTQLSEIISDSSYSLFPLMAFTGRPDFAVESVLNGRFVLLLDGNPSAVIGPADLLFIMKTAEDSHFMYIAISFARWLRLCGFMMTTILPAMYIAIVSFHPDQLPFQFMASVTMSRLGLPLSATMEMLLLLFLLELFREAGVRLPSSIGQTLTVVGGLIVGDASIRAGLVSPSMVVVGAVTAVSGFTLGNQALLGAATIIRLVLYLFSASLGLFGFFTGIFLLVLYMSWLTSFGLPYLNPISNPLSGDLVQSLLRLPWISKRKRPSGLQLQDQDRQADSQRRQKE; translated from the coding sequence ATGGATAATCCCGCCAGTTGCCTGGAGGATATAATAAGCCGTTATCAAGACTGTGCCGATGTTGTCATCGAAACGTATTCCTGCAAGCGCAACGAGCGACCAGGTGAGATCACGCTCGTCTATTGCTCCGGCTTGTGTGATTCGGGGAGATGGGTACAGCAGCTACTGGAGGCCGTTCAGTCTGAACATGAGCTGGAGGAAAGCTATTTGCAGTTGGATCGCATTCAAGCGGGAGTAAGCCTCGGACAGCTGGACGAGGAGGTGTTCTCGGGCAAGCTGCTGGTCTATGACAGTATTAGCGGCCGACTCTACGCGCATTCCAGCTATTCACCGCCTACTCGCAATCCGGATGAGTCCAACTTCGAGGTGTCCATTCGCGGACCGAAGGATGGGTTCGTCGAGGATGTGGATACGAACGTGGCACTCGTCCGGAAGCGGTTGAAGACGGCGACGCTTCGTGTGGAGAACTACAGCATCGGCTCCCGCAGCCAAACCCGTGTTGCCTTGCTGTACGTAAGGGATATTGCGAATCGGGAGCTTATCGACAAGGTCCAGCATCGACTGAATCACATTTCGCTGGATGGCATTATCTCATCGACACAATTATCCGAGATCATATCGGATTCTTCGTATTCACTATTCCCGCTTATGGCCTTCACAGGCAGACCGGATTTTGCAGTGGAAAGTGTGCTGAATGGACGCTTCGTCCTGCTGCTGGACGGTAATCCCTCAGCAGTGATCGGACCAGCCGATCTGCTGTTCATCATGAAGACGGCTGAAGATTCCCACTTCATGTATATCGCTATTTCATTCGCCCGTTGGCTGCGGCTATGCGGATTTATGATGACGACGATCTTACCGGCGATGTACATCGCCATCGTGAGCTTTCATCCGGACCAGTTGCCGTTCCAATTCATGGCCTCGGTAACGATGAGTCGGTTAGGGCTGCCGCTGTCGGCAACGATGGAGATGCTGCTTCTGCTTTTTCTCCTCGAGTTGTTCCGCGAGGCGGGCGTACGCTTGCCGTCCTCCATCGGACAAACGTTAACCGTGGTCGGTGGACTGATTGTGGGCGATGCCTCCATCCGTGCGGGACTTGTGTCTCCCTCGATGGTTGTGGTCGGTGCGGTGACTGCGGTCTCGGGCTTCACTTTGGGCAATCAGGCGCTGCTGGGTGCTGCTACGATTATCCGGTTGGTGCTGTATTTATTTTCAGCATCGCTGGGCTTGTTCGGATTTTTCACTGGTATATTCTTACTAGTGCTGTACATGTCATGGTTGACCTCATTCGGTCTTCCTTATCT